The DNA window CAACCGATCGACGCCGTCTTGCCCCGGTCCGGTTTTAACGAATCCTCCGGGCCAACGCGGGTGCTGCTGGTCGGCCGGCCGGAAACGGCGTCGGCGATCGTCGCCTCCCTGCGCTGGTTTTACACGCACGCCGATGCGGCCCCGCTGCGCTCGCAATTCCTGCTCTCGGCGGTGCCGCAACTGCCGGAATCCGACAAGCCGGCCGCCTACCCGCCGGCCGGCGGGGCCTATACCGACGACGCGCCGCAAGCGATGTACGCCTGGCGCTGGATCGGCATGCAAGCGCCCGATGCGGTGCTGGTCGTGGAGCCGGGTGAAAGCCTCGCCTGGTTCGTCCCCCCGATGCCGGCCGCACTGCGGGGCGACTGGGCCCAGGCTTTGAAACCGACGACGACCGGCCGCGATAACGAACTGGCCGCCGCCCTCGTCCGTTCCCCGGCGAACGACATGGGCCTGATTCCGGCCGTGCGGGTCAACCTGCCCGATCAACAGACCGAATGGCTGGCGACCTTCTTATCCGCCGTGGACGATGCCGATCCGCCCGTCGTTTCGCCGGCCAGGCAAGAGCTGCGAAAGCGGCTGGCCCGCACCCCGCTGGAAACGGCGACGCTGCTCGCCAAACCGTACGGCCACGACCTGGGGTCGGTCGTTTACATCCCGTCGCTCGCCTTGCTGGGACGCGTCCGGCTGGGAGAACTGACCAATGATCCGTCGCACGCGGAGGACGTCCGCCAGATCCTGTCGCCCTATTTGAACGGCCAGAAAACGTCCCAGGTCGACAACGGCAGCGCGTTATCCGGGCATCTGATCTTTTCGGAAATGGCGACCCGCAGCCAGGGAGACGAACGCGCCGCCTTGCTGAAACAGACGCTCCGTGCGGCCGACATGGCGTTTGACGAACAGGGCCGGCCGAAAGCCTCGATGCCGTTCCATTCCGAAATGAGCGACGCCCTGTTCATGGGCGCGCCGATCCTGGCGGCCGCGGGCCAGCTGACGGGCGACCCGCGTTACTACGACGCCAGCCTGCGGCATCTGCGTTTCATGCGGAAGCTGGTCCTGCGCGACGACGGCCTGTACCGGCACTCGCCGCTGGATGAAGCGGCCTGGGGCAGAGGTAACGGCTTTCCGGCCCTGGGCCTCGCCCTGTGCCTCAGCTACTGGCCGGCCGACAGGGCGGACCGGCCCGAGCTGTTGGCCATGTTCCAGAAGCACATGGCCGCGCTCGCTCCGCTGCAGGATGAATACGGCTGTTTCCACCAGGTCGTCGATCGGCCCGACACGTATCGTGAGTTCACCAGCACCTGCATGATCACCTTTGCCGCTGCCCGCGGGGTGCGCGAAGGCTGGCTGGATCGCCAAACGTTCGCCCCCCTGATCGCCCGGGCCTGGCCAGCCATCAACGCGCGCATTGCGGATGACGGTCGCCTGGTCGATGTGTGCACCGGCACCGGCAAACAGAAAGACCTCCAGGCCTACTACCATCGCCCGGCCATTCTGGGACGCGACTCCCGTGGGGGTGCGATGGCATTGCTGGCAACGACCGAGATGGCCGCGTACGACCAAAGTCCGCCGGCAAAGGAAGGTCGCTGATGGGCGAATGTCCGCAACCGGGGTCTCCTATCTGCTAGCGGCGCCAGCTGTCGCCGTGCCGCGCTGCCTGATCGTCCCACCACCCCCTGGCGGGCCATACGAGGGGGCGCTTGCGGACGTCTTCGTCGGGATTAAATGAGAGAAAAACGTGCGTTCAAGGTTTCCAACATGGACGCATGGGCAAAAGACCGGCTATTATTATGGGGAAGATATAGAAAGAGTTCGGGCACAGGTTCGCCTCATTTCCCAGGCGTTCCGGCGACAGCGAAGGACAAGGAATGTTCAAGTTCAATACGACCTTTCACGAGGCCACCCACACCCTGTTGCCTGATGACTCGGCAACCCAGCCTGCCGAAAATTTGCTGCTGCCGCAGTACGATCAAATGCTGCTGGAGCAGAAGCTCGACTGGACCACCAAGCTGGAGTTCAAACGCCTGCTGGGAGCCGGCGGCCAGGGGGTCGTTTATCTGTCGGATCTGCGCGGGGCCGACGACTTTATGATCCCGATCGCGCTGAAGATCTTCTCGCCCGAAGGGTACGCCGATCAGACGGAATACGACCTGGCCATGCATCGCATCGCCCGGGTGGCCGGGCATGTGGCCCAGATCCAGCACGATAATCTGCTGGACGTGCACAATTTCATCGAGCGGAACAGCATCCGCTGCATGGTGATGGAATGGATCGATGGCTACGACCTGC is part of the Lignipirellula cremea genome and encodes:
- a CDS encoding glycoside hydrolase family 88 protein, which gives rise to MTAQTFDRKHRVMTSFRFALTVAMIWTACCGGNLAVAADGTDLAPLVKELKDVVVVLPIGVDSQRQPIDAVLPRSGFNESSGPTRVLLVGRPETASAIVASLRWFYTHADAAPLRSQFLLSAVPQLPESDKPAAYPPAGGAYTDDAPQAMYAWRWIGMQAPDAVLVVEPGESLAWFVPPMPAALRGDWAQALKPTTTGRDNELAAALVRSPANDMGLIPAVRVNLPDQQTEWLATFLSAVDDADPPVVSPARQELRKRLARTPLETATLLAKPYGHDLGSVVYIPSLALLGRVRLGELTNDPSHAEDVRQILSPYLNGQKTSQVDNGSALSGHLIFSEMATRSQGDERAALLKQTLRAADMAFDEQGRPKASMPFHSEMSDALFMGAPILAAAGQLTGDPRYYDASLRHLRFMRKLVLRDDGLYRHSPLDEAAWGRGNGFPALGLALCLSYWPADRADRPELLAMFQKHMAALAPLQDEYGCFHQVVDRPDTYREFTSTCMITFAAARGVREGWLDRQTFAPLIARAWPAINARIADDGRLVDVCTGTGKQKDLQAYYHRPAILGRDSRGGAMALLATTEMAAYDQSPPAKEGR